In a genomic window of Halobiforma lacisalsi AJ5:
- a CDS encoding formate/nitrite transporter family protein → MANPESEERERGRDSGPPAERPGKPEPSDEPEEVRDAVERARSGAPAVGSVVRDRFSSDEVFQRIVAAADEEITSGNRELFFSGLAAGFAITITFLLYASMYGATGGDPIVSSLLYPLGFIYIIIGGYQLYTENTLPPVALTIERLASLPALLRHWVIVLAGNFAGGAFGAAALTWGGVFDDDAAAAAMSIAQHGIETPWWDLFFKAAFAGLIVAGVVWVTFASRDTISRLVVVYLAFLAIPLGNLFHVVVSFTEMLYLVFAGELAFLAGMTDFVLPVLLGNTLGGIVLVTIVNYYQTSEQRLESARFEGIERRLSVREWAFGGWAGRSYVPVIDTAEERAEDEETYRIMVPIANPRTEGKLVELASMFAASRDSATVHLVHVVQTPDKPSATGTDRQRARIVSESERRLEDLTDSFAYTDIEYDTSTIVTHRSVEEIFDTAQRQHADLVLMGWGSETPWDSARLDRPLSELTKEFPSDLLVFKDRGTDISRVLLPTAGGPDSDLSAEVARTLTETVGTEVSLLHVVGDPASREMGEKFIEEWAAEHDLHGANLIVDDSGNVEEAICREADDETLILIGATERGLLSRLVTSSLHFDVINDVDCSVMLAERPTGRSIIRRLFGR, encoded by the coding sequence ATGGCCAATCCCGAATCCGAAGAGCGAGAACGGGGACGCGACTCGGGGCCGCCCGCGGAACGCCCCGGGAAGCCGGAGCCGAGCGACGAACCGGAAGAGGTCCGTGATGCGGTCGAGCGGGCCCGGAGTGGTGCGCCCGCAGTCGGGTCGGTCGTTCGCGATCGCTTCTCCTCGGACGAGGTCTTCCAGCGGATCGTCGCGGCGGCCGACGAGGAGATCACCTCCGGCAACCGCGAACTGTTCTTCAGCGGCCTCGCCGCCGGGTTCGCGATCACGATCACGTTCCTGCTGTACGCCTCGATGTACGGCGCGACCGGCGGCGATCCGATCGTCAGTTCGTTGCTTTACCCGCTCGGGTTCATCTACATCATCATCGGCGGCTACCAGCTCTACACGGAGAATACGCTTCCGCCCGTCGCGCTGACGATCGAGCGACTGGCCAGTCTGCCGGCGCTGCTTCGTCATTGGGTCATCGTCCTGGCCGGTAACTTCGCCGGTGGTGCCTTCGGCGCGGCCGCGCTGACCTGGGGCGGCGTGTTCGACGACGACGCCGCTGCCGCGGCGATGAGCATCGCCCAGCACGGCATCGAGACACCCTGGTGGGACCTGTTCTTCAAGGCCGCCTTCGCCGGCCTGATCGTCGCCGGCGTCGTCTGGGTCACCTTCGCCTCCCGGGACACGATCTCCCGGCTCGTCGTGGTCTATCTCGCGTTCCTCGCGATCCCGCTCGGAAACCTGTTCCACGTCGTCGTCTCCTTCACCGAGATGCTCTATCTCGTCTTCGCGGGCGAACTCGCCTTCCTCGCCGGGATGACTGACTTCGTCCTCCCGGTTCTGCTGGGGAACACCCTCGGCGGTATCGTGCTCGTCACGATCGTCAACTACTACCAGACCAGCGAGCAGCGCCTCGAGTCCGCCCGTTTCGAGGGGATCGAGCGCCGGCTCTCGGTCCGCGAGTGGGCCTTCGGCGGGTGGGCCGGACGGTCGTACGTCCCGGTGATCGATACCGCCGAAGAGCGGGCAGAGGACGAGGAGACCTACCGGATCATGGTCCCCATCGCGAACCCACGGACCGAAGGGAAACTCGTCGAACTCGCCTCCATGTTCGCGGCGTCCCGCGACTCCGCGACGGTCCATCTGGTTCACGTCGTCCAGACGCCGGACAAACCGTCGGCGACCGGTACCGACAGACAGCGTGCCCGGATCGTCTCCGAATCGGAGCGCCGACTCGAGGACCTCACGGACTCGTTCGCCTACACCGACATCGAGTACGATACGTCGACGATCGTTACCCACCGCTCGGTCGAGGAGATCTTCGACACGGCACAGCGACAACACGCGGACCTCGTCCTGATGGGCTGGGGGTCCGAGACGCCGTGGGACAGCGCACGTCTCGACCGGCCGCTCAGCGAACTGACCAAGGAGTTCCCAAGCGACCTGCTCGTGTTCAAGGACCGTGGGACCGACATCTCGCGGGTTCTCCTGCCGACCGCGGGCGGCCCGGACTCCGATCTCAGCGCCGAAGTCGCGCGGACGCTCACCGAGACCGTCGGCACCGAGGTCTCGCTGTTGCACGTCGTCGGCGATCCCGCGTCCCGCGAGATGGGCGAAAAGTTCATCGAGGAGTGGGCCGCCGAGCACGATCTGCACGGGGCGAACCTGATCGTCGACGACTCCGGCAACGTCGAAGAGGCGATCTGTCGCGAGGCCGACGACGAGACCCTGATCCTGATCGGCGCGACCGAGCGGGGACTGCTCTCGCGACTCGTCACCAGTTCGCTGCACTTCGACGTCATCAACGACGTCGACTGCTCGGTGATGCTCGCGGAGCGACCGACGGGCCGCAGCATCATCAGGCGATTGTTCGGCCGATAA
- a CDS encoding SDR family oxidoreductase, translating into MELQETTAVVTGGTRGIGRAVALAFAEAGATVVIGARDGADVSETVAALEDRLESADRSGAAAAGLRTDVRDEYDVERLVETASRTGDSSGIDVVVAAAGVYHGDAGETPTDEESYTALDDHWQINGRGVFATIRESLPHLNDGARVLVPTGAIARDPKPGYGSYAISKATAEAVARGFAADTQYTVGCLDPGQVATALSGGGGRDPEDVAGMFVWGATDADRDVLDGNVLGLAEWKRATR; encoded by the coding sequence ATGGAACTCCAAGAAACGACGGCCGTCGTCACCGGCGGCACCCGCGGAATCGGCCGCGCCGTCGCCCTCGCATTCGCCGAGGCGGGCGCGACGGTCGTGATCGGCGCTCGGGACGGAGCCGACGTCTCAGAGACGGTTGCGGCGCTCGAGGATCGACTGGAATCGGCCGACCGATCCGGCGCGGCCGCCGCGGGGCTCCGGACGGACGTCCGCGACGAGTACGACGTCGAGCGACTCGTCGAGACCGCCTCGCGGACGGGTGACTCGAGCGGGATCGACGTCGTGGTCGCCGCGGCGGGCGTCTACCACGGCGATGCGGGCGAAACGCCGACCGACGAGGAGTCCTACACCGCGCTCGACGACCACTGGCAGATCAACGGGCGCGGCGTGTTCGCGACGATCCGCGAGTCTCTGCCGCACTTGAACGACGGAGCACGGGTGCTCGTCCCGACGGGAGCGATCGCCCGCGACCCCAAGCCCGGATACGGTTCCTACGCGATCTCGAAGGCGACCGCGGAGGCGGTCGCCCGGGGGTTCGCCGCCGACACCCAGTACACGGTCGGCTGTCTGGACCCGGGACAGGTCGCGACGGCCCTCTCGGGCGGTGGCGGCCGCGACCCCGAGGACGTCGCCGGGATGTTCGTCTGGGGGGCGACCGACGCGGACCGGGACGTCCTGGACGGGAACGTGCTCGGCCTCGCCGAGTGGAAACGCGCGACGCGGTGA
- a CDS encoding DUF2339 domain-containing protein: protein MADDEDLRREVRRLREDVDSLRRRLESLERAVERDATDPSGESEPIGSIERDETVESDAITPSDAESAAVSEGGREEPADPSGRESTTDSADSTSTRDWELAVGVRWLGLAGAAALVIGVAFFVQLAIEIGLLGPLGRVAVGAAGGLALFAGGRYAATRKGYVRWGRIAAGAGLAVAYFSIYASYGFESYREAIGTPLWVVLAALTALVGATAVVSVRDRAPLVVGEAFLLGYVTAAISTDAATLVATPAYVLLLAGGLVAVASVTRWSRPVLSSTFASYGVLLLWLADVDPPAAAIAVVSVATLVVYLAGSYVLRGASADRLETRRYRAQLVAITAVAAGFGVVLLEIAVRDWNADAAGLGPAVVAVLLAGTYAVTDRRPVRPDGTAAAGTVVFLALGVAMAVGTFATTVGALALVCLGVAAAKTLEEPGFRFGSHVVAGATTLKLLAVDASELPAFDAAEPVATLTGRPVAFALAVAVFYGLAWWVASRPTVGDDSRYVPPLEGVYATVATGLAVVVLALEFSGVGVSIAWILLGLALLAVGFVLEVRGLRALAIGVFGLATTKVFLLDTRDLDTVARTLSFLVLGVVLLIASYAYARSRSDVSVTPNAVSDALGIGSDGPTPEGDPGGSDDEN from the coding sequence ATGGCCGACGACGAGGACCTCCGTCGCGAGGTCCGCCGACTCCGCGAGGACGTCGACTCGCTGCGTCGCCGCCTCGAGTCCCTCGAGCGGGCGGTCGAGCGGGACGCGACCGACCCGTCGGGCGAGAGTGAACCGATCGGCTCGATCGAACGGGACGAAACGGTCGAGTCCGACGCGATCACGCCCTCCGACGCCGAGTCGGCGGCCGTAAGCGAAGGCGGGCGCGAGGAACCCGCCGATCCGTCGGGACGGGAGTCGACGACCGATTCCGCCGACTCGACGTCGACTCGAGACTGGGAACTCGCCGTCGGCGTTCGCTGGCTCGGGCTCGCGGGCGCCGCGGCGCTCGTGATCGGCGTCGCCTTCTTCGTCCAGTTGGCGATCGAGATCGGACTGCTCGGCCCGCTCGGCCGCGTCGCCGTCGGCGCGGCCGGCGGGCTCGCGCTGTTCGCGGGCGGCCGCTACGCCGCGACCCGGAAGGGATACGTCCGGTGGGGCCGGATCGCCGCCGGCGCTGGCCTCGCGGTCGCATACTTCAGCATCTACGCGTCGTACGGCTTCGAGAGCTACCGCGAGGCGATCGGGACGCCGCTGTGGGTCGTCCTCGCCGCGCTGACGGCGCTGGTCGGTGCGACCGCCGTCGTGTCGGTCCGGGACCGCGCGCCGCTGGTCGTCGGCGAGGCGTTCCTGCTGGGGTACGTCACCGCGGCGATAAGCACCGACGCCGCGACGCTCGTTGCGACGCCCGCGTACGTCCTGTTGCTCGCCGGCGGCCTGGTCGCCGTCGCGAGCGTCACCCGCTGGAGTCGTCCCGTCCTCTCGAGTACGTTCGCCTCCTACGGCGTCCTCCTGCTGTGGCTCGCCGACGTCGATCCGCCGGCCGCTGCCATCGCGGTCGTCTCCGTCGCGACCCTCGTCGTCTACCTCGCCGGGAGCTACGTCCTCCGGGGCGCGAGCGCCGACCGCCTCGAGACGCGACGATACCGCGCCCAACTGGTCGCGATCACGGCCGTCGCCGCGGGCTTCGGCGTCGTGTTGCTCGAGATCGCCGTCCGCGACTGGAACGCCGACGCCGCCGGACTTGGCCCTGCCGTCGTCGCCGTCCTGCTCGCGGGGACCTACGCCGTCACCGACCGGCGACCGGTGCGACCCGACGGCACCGCAGCGGCCGGAACGGTCGTCTTCCTCGCGCTCGGCGTCGCAATGGCGGTGGGGACGTTCGCGACGACGGTCGGCGCGCTTGCGCTCGTCTGCCTCGGGGTCGCAGCAGCGAAGACGCTCGAGGAGCCCGGATTCCGGTTCGGGAGCCACGTCGTGGCCGGGGCGACGACTCTCAAACTGCTCGCCGTCGACGCGAGCGAGTTGCCGGCCTTCGACGCGGCCGAGCCGGTCGCGACGCTGACCGGCCGCCCGGTCGCGTTCGCGCTCGCCGTCGCGGTCTTCTACGGGCTGGCGTGGTGGGTCGCGTCCCGGCCGACTGTCGGAGACGACAGCCGGTACGTCCCGCCGCTCGAGGGGGTGTACGCGACCGTCGCCACCGGACTGGCCGTCGTCGTTCTTGCCCTCGAGTTCTCCGGCGTGGGAGTGTCGATCGCCTGGATCCTGCTGGGACTGGCCCTCCTCGCGGTCGGCTTCGTCCTCGAGGTTCGCGGCCTCCGGGCGCTGGCTATCGGCGTCTTCGGCCTCGCTACGACGAAGGTGTTCCTGCTGGACACGCGAGACCTGGATACCGTCGCCAGGACGCTGTCGTTTCTCGTCCTCGGAGTCGTCCTGCTGATCGCCTCCTACGCCTACGCGCGGTCCCGGTCGGACGTGAGCGTAACGCCGAACGCGGTGAGCGACGCCCTCGGGATCGGGAGCGACGGGCCGACCCCAGAGGGCGATCCCGGCGGAAGCGACGACGAGAACTGA
- a CDS encoding translation initiation factor eIF-1A: protein MTEDSGRRNLRMPNSDEVFAVVTEHLGGNHVQLRCEDGEERLGRIPGRMKYRTWIEQDDIVVAEPWDWQDEKATIEWRYTSQDADQLRREGHID, encoded by the coding sequence GTGACAGAAGACTCCGGGCGACGGAACCTCCGTATGCCCAACAGCGACGAAGTATTCGCCGTCGTAACCGAACACCTCGGCGGGAACCACGTGCAACTGCGCTGCGAAGACGGCGAGGAACGACTCGGCCGCATTCCGGGGCGCATGAAATACCGGACCTGGATCGAGCAGGACGACATCGTCGTCGCCGAACCCTGGGACTGGCAGGACGAGAAAGCCACCATCGAGTGGCGCTACACCAGCCAGGACGCCGATCAGCTCCGCCGCGAAGGCCACATCGACTGA
- a CDS encoding YkgJ family cysteine cluster protein, giving the protein MSTEVPHRVEVYPDREVVVEFDPDLTFECVDDCTWCCHHGVLLYDRDLLELAQRANLAENTTDFRGEKFVTREAKDREDHVAEDGCACAFLREDGLCSLHLEEDWKPTRCSVFPLAVWREDGDLHVDIRDSAHDHCDGLNVSERKVVDNLEAFLPELLWDLENPDSDREL; this is encoded by the coding sequence GTGAGCACCGAGGTCCCCCACCGCGTCGAAGTCTACCCCGACCGCGAGGTCGTCGTCGAGTTCGATCCGGACCTCACCTTCGAGTGCGTCGACGACTGTACCTGGTGCTGTCACCACGGCGTCCTCCTGTACGACCGGGACCTCCTCGAACTCGCCCAGCGGGCCAACCTCGCCGAGAACACGACCGACTTCCGCGGCGAGAAGTTCGTCACCCGCGAGGCGAAGGACCGCGAGGACCACGTCGCCGAGGACGGCTGTGCCTGCGCCTTCCTGCGGGAGGACGGGCTCTGTTCGCTGCACCTCGAGGAGGACTGGAAACCCACGCGGTGTTCGGTCTTCCCGCTCGCCGTCTGGCGCGAGGACGGCGACCTCCACGTCGACATTCGGGACTCGGCCCACGATCACTGCGACGGGCTGAACGTCAGCGAGCGGAAAGTGGTGGACAACCTCGAGGCGTTCCTCCCGGAACTCCTCTGGGACCTGGAAAACCCGGATTCGGACCGCGAGCTGTGA